A single genomic interval of Pueribacillus theae harbors:
- a CDS encoding phosphate ABC transporter substrate-binding protein PstS family protein — MKKSLLAIFSLLIVLALAACGSESSQADNKDTESKEKDSGISGSITAVGSSALQPLVEAAAQQFMGENAGTTINVQGGGSGTGLSKISEGAVDIGNSDIFAEEKQGIDASQLVDHKVAVVGIAPVVHPEVGVKDVSKQQLIDIFKGKIKNWKELGGADQEIAVINRAEGSGTRATFEQLALDGATPVATQEQDSSGTVRQIVSETPGAISYLAFSYFDESIQPLFIDGKEPNQASVETNDWEVWAYQHMYTNGKPEGLTKAFLDYMVSDDVQNSIVTELGYLPITGMKVERDAKGNVTQK, encoded by the coding sequence ATGAAGAAAAGTTTGTTGGCTATTTTTTCACTTCTTATCGTATTGGCATTAGCAGCATGCGGAAGTGAAAGCAGTCAGGCAGATAATAAGGATACAGAGAGCAAGGAAAAAGATTCAGGCATATCTGGTTCAATTACAGCGGTTGGATCAAGTGCGCTTCAACCTTTAGTTGAAGCGGCCGCACAACAGTTTATGGGAGAAAATGCCGGTACAACGATTAATGTACAAGGCGGAGGAAGCGGCACTGGTTTAAGTAAAATCAGCGAGGGCGCTGTTGATATCGGGAATTCAGACATTTTTGCTGAAGAAAAACAAGGAATTGATGCAAGTCAGCTAGTCGACCATAAAGTTGCAGTTGTCGGAATCGCGCCTGTCGTTCATCCGGAAGTTGGAGTTAAAGATGTGAGCAAGCAACAGCTCATTGATATTTTTAAAGGAAAAATTAAAAACTGGAAAGAACTCGGTGGAGCGGATCAAGAAATTGCCGTGATTAACCGTGCGGAAGGATCAGGCACAAGAGCCACGTTTGAACAATTAGCACTTGATGGGGCTACACCGGTAGCAACGCAAGAACAAGACTCTTCCGGCACTGTGCGTCAAATTGTAAGTGAAACACCCGGTGCGATTAGCTATCTCGCATTCTCGTATTTTGATGAGTCGATTCAACCTCTGTTCATTGACGGGAAGGAACCGAACCAAGCAAGTGTGGAAACGAATGATTGGGAAGTCTGGGCTTATCAACATATGTATACGAATGGGAAACCAGAAGGATTGACGAAGGCATTTCTCGATTACATGGTATCGGATGACGTGCAAAATAGTATTGTAACAGAACTAGGTTATTTGCCAATCACAGGTATGAAGGTAGAACGGGATGCGAAAGGAAACGTTACGCAAAAATAG
- the pnpS gene encoding two-component system histidine kinase PnpS has translation MKKLWLRISLTFLLLLVCVLIAIGFFVGNIMKSTFLDMTRNQLTENAQLVMKVFDISHLYDQPDLLQEKIRQFANPIRQRVTIIDESGEVLADSENNPETMKNHANRPEVKEVIQEGKSQGESIRYSATQGFNMMYVTTPLYNGNERIGVVRTAISLETIDKATKKLWVSLFSILGVTLVLSGLVSMSLAKGITRPIEEIMKAARRLSKKDYSSRVKVRTKGEIGQLSSAINVLASSLQRQMEEIQENQQQLTSILSNMVSGVMLVNYSGKIQLVNPAMEKFLEQQQENLVGRCYEETGENFGLSERIERCMKEGEHLHEELHVYRPKERILDAHLAPYLGEQKEMKGVIIVLHDITDIRRLEKMRSEFVANVSHELKTPITSVKGFAETLLDGAMYDEELCRSFLKIIYDESDRLHRLISDILHLSKIEHHLLPLQLEMVNVAKLINETVETLQEEITKKEISISLPEAKNVYVEGEKDRVRQIILNLVSNGIVYTPKGGKIEVNLLEKEKEIDLIVRDTGIGIPKKDIPRIFERFYRVDKARSRHSGGTGLGLAIVKHLVESHKGQIQVDSVEGKGTTFTITLPKKQDDMHEQ, from the coding sequence ATGAAAAAGTTGTGGCTCAGAATCTCTCTTACATTTCTTCTTTTGCTAGTTTGCGTTTTGATTGCAATCGGCTTTTTTGTAGGAAATATTATGAAAAGCACTTTTCTTGATATGACGAGAAATCAGCTTACGGAAAATGCACAGCTTGTCATGAAGGTCTTTGATATTTCACATTTATATGATCAGCCTGATTTGCTTCAAGAAAAAATTCGCCAATTCGCCAATCCTATTAGGCAACGCGTCACAATCATTGATGAATCTGGAGAAGTTTTGGCGGATTCGGAGAACAATCCTGAAACGATGAAAAACCATGCCAATCGGCCAGAAGTAAAAGAAGTCATCCAAGAGGGAAAATCACAGGGGGAATCCATTCGCTACAGCGCAACACAAGGTTTTAATATGATGTATGTGACGACACCATTATATAACGGTAACGAGCGAATAGGTGTCGTTCGTACTGCCATTTCATTAGAAACAATCGATAAAGCAACGAAAAAACTTTGGGTTAGTTTATTTTCCATTCTTGGAGTCACGTTAGTTTTATCAGGATTAGTAAGCATGAGTCTGGCTAAAGGGATTACACGGCCCATTGAAGAAATTATGAAAGCGGCCCGCAGGTTATCAAAAAAAGATTACAGCAGCCGGGTAAAAGTAAGAACGAAAGGTGAAATCGGCCAGCTTTCAAGTGCGATTAATGTACTTGCGTCAAGTTTGCAGCGGCAAATGGAAGAAATACAAGAGAATCAGCAGCAGTTGACAAGCATCTTATCGAATATGGTCAGCGGTGTCATGCTTGTGAATTATTCAGGCAAGATTCAGCTGGTTAATCCAGCAATGGAGAAATTCCTTGAGCAACAGCAAGAAAATCTGGTCGGAAGATGTTATGAAGAAACCGGGGAAAATTTCGGATTAAGCGAACGGATTGAGCGCTGTATGAAAGAAGGCGAGCATCTCCATGAAGAACTGCATGTCTACCGCCCGAAAGAACGGATTCTTGATGCGCATCTTGCTCCGTATTTAGGGGAACAGAAAGAAATGAAAGGCGTCATTATCGTACTTCATGATATTACAGATATTCGCCGTTTGGAAAAAATGAGAAGTGAGTTTGTCGCCAACGTTTCACATGAACTGAAAACACCGATTACCTCTGTGAAAGGTTTTGCGGAAACGTTATTAGATGGAGCGATGTATGATGAAGAGCTATGCCGTTCATTCCTAAAAATTATTTATGATGAAAGTGACCGTCTTCATCGGCTCATTAGTGATATTCTCCATTTGTCGAAGATTGAACATCACCTTTTGCCTCTTCAGCTAGAGATGGTCAATGTGGCAAAACTTATTAATGAAACAGTAGAAACGCTGCAGGAAGAAATCACAAAAAAAGAAATTTCTATTTCGTTGCCTGAAGCGAAAAATGTATACGTCGAAGGTGAAAAAGATAGAGTAAGGCAAATCATACTGAATCTTGTTTCGAATGGCATCGTTTATACACCAAAGGGAGGAAAAATAGAAGTTAACCTTTTGGAAAAAGAAAAGGAAATCGATCTCATCGTCCGTGATACAGGGATAGGTATTCCCAAAAAAGACATTCCCCGCATATTCGAACGCTTCTACCGGGTGGATAAAGCAAGATCCCGGCATTCCGGCGGGACCGGATTGGGACTCGCGATTGTAAAACATTTAGTTGAATCCCATAAAGGACAAATTCAAGTAGATAGTGTGGAAGGAAAAGGAACAACGTTTACAATTACATTGCCGAAAAAACAAGATGATATGCATGAACAGTAA
- a CDS encoding response regulator transcription factor produces the protein MVSRILVVDDEPSIVTLLKFNLEQAGFSVITAEDGQLGLQLALHENLDLIVLDLMLPSIDGMEICKTLRQEKVNIPILMLTARDDELDKILGLELGADDYLTKPFSPREVVARVKAILRRTKSEKETEKEKSLNIGELEIYPDKYEVLFRGEKLELTPKEFELLLYLSTHRGKVLSRDQLLNGVWDFHYDGDTRIVDVHVSHLREKIEDDTKRPTYIKTIRGFGYKMEGP, from the coding sequence ATGGTGAGTAGGATTCTAGTTGTGGATGATGAACCTTCAATTGTCACATTATTAAAATTTAATTTGGAGCAGGCAGGTTTTTCTGTAATAACCGCTGAAGATGGACAGTTGGGCCTGCAGCTTGCCTTACATGAGAACCTTGATTTAATCGTATTAGACCTCATGCTTCCTAGTATAGATGGAATGGAAATATGTAAAACTTTGCGGCAGGAAAAGGTGAATATTCCAATTCTGATGCTAACCGCAAGGGACGATGAACTTGATAAAATTCTCGGCCTCGAACTGGGCGCTGATGATTATTTAACAAAACCGTTCAGTCCACGTGAAGTGGTTGCACGAGTGAAGGCTATACTGAGGCGGACGAAATCTGAGAAGGAAACAGAAAAAGAAAAATCACTAAACATTGGTGAATTGGAAATTTATCCAGATAAATATGAAGTTCTTTTTCGCGGTGAAAAGTTGGAACTGACTCCAAAGGAATTTGAATTGCTGCTCTATTTATCAACGCACCGAGGAAAAGTATTAAGCCGCGATCAATTATTAAACGGTGTATGGGATTTCCATTATGATGGTGATACGAGAATTGTGGACGTTCATGTCAGCCATCTAAGAGAAAAAATTGAAGATGATACAAAACGGCCAACATATATTAAAACAATTAGAGGGTTTGGATACAAAATGGAAGGACCTTAA
- a CDS encoding LOG family protein — protein MKHITVFCGSRVGASEAYKDGAILLGKELVKRDITLVYGGGSVGLMGVIANTVLKEGGNVIGVIPKFLEEREISHLSLTELLIVESMHERKAKMADLADGFIAMPGGPGTLEEFVEIFTWAQLGLHQKPLGLLNIDNFYDPFIAFFNHMAEQQFLLEKHRGIMLVDSSPAKLINKFYNYEPPAVKSYLKEDGQI, from the coding sequence ATGAAACATATAACGGTTTTTTGTGGTTCTAGAGTTGGTGCGTCAGAAGCATATAAAGATGGCGCGATTCTGCTTGGAAAAGAATTGGTGAAACGTGATATTACGCTCGTATACGGCGGTGGAAGTGTCGGACTGATGGGCGTTATCGCAAATACGGTTCTAAAAGAGGGAGGAAATGTCATCGGAGTGATTCCGAAATTTCTTGAGGAACGGGAAATCTCCCATCTAAGCTTAACGGAATTGTTGATCGTTGAGTCGATGCATGAACGTAAGGCGAAAATGGCGGATTTGGCAGATGGGTTTATTGCAATGCCCGGAGGACCGGGAACACTGGAAGAGTTTGTCGAAATTTTTACTTGGGCTCAGCTCGGTTTGCATCAAAAACCGTTGGGTCTCTTAAACATTGACAATTTCTATGATCCTTTTATTGCATTTTTTAACCATATGGCTGAACAGCAATTTTTGCTGGAAAAGCACCGTGGCATCATGCTTGTCGATTCAAGCCCGGCAAAATTAATCAATAAGTTTTACAATTATGAACCGCCAGCTGTGAAATCGTACCTTAAAGAAGATGGCCAAATCTAA